In one window of Sciurus carolinensis chromosome X, mSciCar1.2, whole genome shotgun sequence DNA:
- the LOC124971462 gene encoding protein FAM156A/FAM156B-like, whose translation MEEEQQWGSSRLPQKKKKLVERGRQQYTKAGAPYQVERKAKSTSSHDTDQKRFKCECPYCQKCMGNTSGISTGKKATSFSSPWDKLMQDLNNLTLNPGTTQPFLVQGRIQGREEKSQKQVRWKSKRKFQTPLQE comes from the coding sequence ATGGAAGAAGAGCAGCAATGGGGAAGTTCCAGATTacctcagaagaaaaagaagttagtgGAACGTGGGAGACAGCAATACACCAAGGCCGGGGCACCTTATCAGGTGGAGAGGAAAGCAAAATCCACTTCCTCACATGATACAGATCAGAAGAGATTCAAATGTGAATGCCCTTACTGCCAGAAGTGTATGGGGAACACTTCCGGGATCTCCACAGGGAAGAAAGCAacctctttttcttccccctgGGATAAGCTAATGCAAGACCTCAATAACCTGACCCTCAACCCCGGTACCACCCAACCCTTTCTTGTCCAAGGAAGGATacagggaagagaggagaagagccAAAAGCAGGTGCGGTGGAAAAGCAAAAGGAAGTTTCAGACACCCCTTCAAGAATAG